GTGTTGCAGAAATAACATGGGAAAATGGTCAACCAGCCATGCATGGGCTTGGTAGGACTAATGAAACATTAGAATCTATTGTTCATCAAGCTACAACATGTTACAACAAAAGTCAAAATCAAGAAATTGGACTACAAAAAAATCAACTGTCACCAAGAATGCACAATATAATAAGTTCGAATATCGCATCATCAAGCGCGAAAGTAGGCGAAAACACGAGCCAGAGTTATTTGAAGAAACGACCAAGATCATCTATGATTGTTCATGATCAATGTGTAAACAATTTAGGCAATACTAGTTTGCAAGAAGATAATGTTAGCAATAGTCAAACTATTAACTCTAAAGATAATGACACTACAATGATGACATGGCCTTCTTTTGACTCACCTAATCAGAGCTTCAAGAGTCAGAAAACAGATGATGATTCTGCTTGTCAATATGGATCGGTATAAAGATTCGAAATATTTTATGAGAAGTTGAATTTAATATACTAGTTTGAacatttttctttatttatttattttatttgcaGGAAAATCAAGAAGAAGAATGCAGGACTGAGAGTGAAACGGTTCGATCTTATTCAGGTCGGCGAACCAGAGCTGCTGCTATTCATAACCAGTCTGAACGGGTAATTCGCTTATTATTTTCTTATTTTATAGCAAAAAGTATTGAAATTTTTGAAATTCGGATTGATTaatatgattttatgtgattatgATATTGTTTTAGCGACGAAGAGAAAGGATCAACCAAAAGATGAAAGCTTTACAGAAGCTAGTGCCTTATTTGCTAATAAGGTGCAACTTTGTGTTTTCTTGTATAGTTGACTTTTGAAGTCAATCCAACAAATCTCCATATCCGAAATCAAAGCTCAAATTTTAAAAGTTAGTACATGCATCTATCCATATATGTAAAATAGTTTATCATAAGACTGGTTATTAAAAGAATTTCAAACTTTCAAGCGCTTTAGATCATTTTTCAGCTTTGCCATTTAGGCATTTTGACCGCATAAGTCAACATGTACCATGTTTACTCAGACAATTCATTATGAACACTGAAAATTATCAAAATTTGGGAATTGTATAGACAGATAAGGCATCGATGCTGGATGAAGTGATTGATTACTTAAAGAACCTACAAGCACAAGTGCAATTAATGAAGAACATGCAGTTTCAACCACAACAAATGATGATGCCAATACCCCTGCAAttgcaacaacaacagcagcaacaacaacaacagtttCAGATGTCGATGCTAGCCCACCGAATGGGAATGGGATTCTTTCAAATGGGTATGCCTGGAATCATGTCTCCGCCAGCTCAGCATCCTTTCATGGTCCCACAAACCATGATCAACCCTGGCCATGTAGGCGCCACATCACAAACAATCCACAATCGCCCAAATTTAGCACAAGTATGTCATAATAAAAGGGGACAGTCCAAATTTTACTGTTAATAGTCAAACACCTAGTTTTGAACTTTTTAAGTTGTTACTTATGTTATGAAATCTTTGTTGTGCAGCATATGAACATGGATATCTACAACAACATGGCAGCATTCTATCGGCAACAAGCGAACCATGTAAAGTCAATGGATGGGGACTCATTTCATCCAGACCATGTTCGTCGCGAGTGATAAAAATAAAAGCAGATTTTAGTTACTGTAGTTAAAATATGATCGCAACTAAGATTGTATTAATATGTTGAGCATGTCCGGTATATTCAATTTTTCATAGGATCGATTGTGGTGATTTGTTATCATTTATCAAAGTAGTATATAACAGAAAAAGTATGTTTAAAACAAGATCAACTCAACAccctacatgtaaaaaaaaaaagtgaTAAGGTTCAGGTTACCAAGGAGTGTGAGTATTTTTACTCTAGTGTACGCAGTCTAACCGGATTAATCCGCGACCCTTTCCAAACCCTTCCCTAATGGTACAAAagttgaacctgagacctcttgcaaagaTCTCAGGCCCCAACCACTCGGCTCTTAGTGGCAGTTAAGAGCCTTCATGTCAAATATAGTATTAAAACTTCCAATTGTTCCAAAAAATTATCCGTGTAGGTTCCTTAACCTACACAGATAGCAAATGCTGCAATTAACTAGTTTGATTTTTTCTTAATTTAGGTTCTTTAACCACTTAACAAAATATTGTTAGTGATTTTAATGTCATCTAAAAATCATATTAGTTACTTTTGATTTACTTGAAAGCAAGTGCTGTCTAATTATGCTTGATAACAATTTTGAAGATTGTGGAGTGCACGTACCGTAAGAGCCAACTCGATAATAGTCGGAGTCAAGTTTGTTGCGCCCCATTCGGGAGGTCTAAGGGGCAGCACCCCCTTGCAGATATCTAAGGGTAACACCCCCTTGCTGGCCCCGCTCCCATGTGAGCGGGCGGGGGTTGAGGGGAAGCCGCAACTCATGGGGTACAGGGCAACTCCCGACCCAAACACTATTCCAAACGAATTTTTGTGCTATATTTCCCGCCAAAATGAAAATGAAGGGTTGTACTTTTCGTTGTAACCGTCAAAAGTAATTGAATCATGAATTCTTTTACTTTGGTTTTTGTTTGTAATAGACACATAAATAACTACCGaagcttggcttgagtggtatgggGTGGAATTCAATTTGGGGTACTGCCAACCCAGGTTCAATTCCCACTCCAAGCAGGgagtttccaacctttgatggtactgccaaaatcaatgcgatttgggaaggtctctggggggttttcccaaccttcgatggtactgccaataTCGTCGCGAATTGGGTTTCTTCCTAACGCTTGTGcgggtgacaaatgagagcattcgatgtcgatatcgccgttCGAAAAAATAGACACAGAAATAAATGAACTCTCTAATATGGAATTTTTTGATTTTGTCGCCAAAACACAAGTCGTCGTTCTTGTCTTATCCTTGTAAAGGTTTCGTGAACCTAGGCATCAATTGGTTGAAATACTTTATAGAAAAAGTGTCACGATTCGAGAATTATCCAGATAATGGTTGAGCAATTTTATTATTTTACTGAAAGCTTAACATTTGTTTGAGCAAAATCAAGAGTATGCAAAACACAAATACTGGTCTATTCTTTACTTTTGGCAAGTTACATTTACCTGCTCATATCAACATAAGGTCACTGTTGTTATTCTGTCAAAACTACTTATTTACTacattaccctttttttttttttttttttttttttttttggcgaaggAGAATATAGGATGCCTTTTAATATTCTACATATTATATTATTACACTTATTGTTTTCTTGATACAGTTACTATTTTATTTCTTGTAGATAGATAAAGACAACCACACAGTGACACAACAATTATAATCTCTTAATTGAAACTAGATCTGGTTGATCACATACCGCTCAGTCAAAGGCTCATTGGTTAACACAATTTGTTGCATATGGAATTCTCTTAAGTATTTATTCAACTGTTTTTACAAAGAACTTTTTCGAGATTGAAGTTAACTAAAAATATGAAGCTAATAAGGAGATGTGTTGAGAAATACATTTTTAGTTAGCTTCATTTCTTGATTGATGAATATAAAAATGTTAGAAAGATA
This genomic window from Rutidosis leptorrhynchoides isolate AG116_Rl617_1_P2 chromosome 2, CSIRO_AGI_Rlap_v1, whole genome shotgun sequence contains:
- the LOC139892399 gene encoding transcription factor PIF7 yields the protein MHKQQHTPPIVPMLGDYGVAEITWENGQPAMHGLGRTNETLESIVHQATTCYNKSQNQEIGLQKNQLSPRMHNIISSNIASSSAKVGENTSQSYLKKRPRSSMIVHDQCVNNLGNTSLQEDNVSNSQTINSKDNDTTMMTWPSFDSPNQSFKSQKTDDDSACQYGSENQEEECRTESETVRSYSGRRTRAAAIHNQSERRRRERINQKMKALQKLVPYLLIRCNFTDKASMLDEVIDYLKNLQAQVQLMKNMQFQPQQMMMPIPLQLQQQQQQQQQQFQMSMLAHRMGMGFFQMGMPGIMSPPAQHPFMVPQTMINPGHVGATSQTIHNRPNLAQHMNMDIYNNMAAFYRQQANHVKSMDGDSFHPDHVRRE